The Cryptomeria japonica chromosome 2, Sugi_1.0, whole genome shotgun sequence region CGTCATTGATAACATTGCGATCTTTTAGTTGTATTTTTAATTGCTTGACTTTGAAGATGAAGTCTTGGATGTGGCCAATTTTTTTGGATCAAGATCCATCTAGTAATTGTCAATCTAATATCCACTAATCTTATTAGTTTTACCATACAATTTTTCAAAAGTCTCCCAAGCCTCCTTAAGTGTTTTACATAATTCAATATAAAATCACAAATCAAAAGCGACTAATGAACATATGCACCCAAGTGTTTTCTTGAGATTGATCTGTCACCTTGTCATTCATTAGGATCAGGAGGTTGAGGAATTATTTTCTttaataaaaaagtaaaaaaaatctttttaaaaaaaaattaattaaaaataaaatgaccAAAAATTCTATAGTCATAGATCTGAAAGTACCTACGACAGTCAGGTATAGGTGGGCCACTCAAAAGTGGCCATGTGGAATGTCGATCCACCACCATGTGATGACCTTGATTGCTAACTAGTGCTAATCGTAGGGAcatcaaatattttgaagaatattttgagtAGTGCCTCTCTATTGATTGAAGAATAGAATATGTTGTCCCAACCCAAAATATTATGCTAGCACTGTCAAAAGGAATATTCCAAGCATTTCACAAGATTCTAGTGGTAGCATGTATTCTTGAGAATATTCCATCCAAGGTGCCATTGAGAAAATATTCTCACCATAAGAATATTCCTTGCATGACCTTGTTGATGTTAGTGTGACATCAATCAACCTAGGCCTCCAACTTGCCCCCTTCACTAATGAATTTTTAGATTTCACAATTTGAATTTAATGGCTCATAACTTAGTCATCCAACCTCCTTTATATGAGCATTACTTTATTTGATCATATAGGCTCAAATATGTTAGTTTGAATAAGGCATTTTATCTAATTAGCTCACTAATAAGTTGGGCATTCACATGTTAAGTTACTTTAGGTCCTATGAATCTTTGTAGAAATCTTAGTTGTCATGTGATCTTATATTGGCATTTGATTCTTGAGTTCAAGGTCATTTAATAATGATCAAAATAGTTGTTTcaagtcataagattaagacaGGTTTAATAATCTAACACATCCATATTACAAACATTATTTTTTGTTCTTGAGTCCTAGGTCATTTAATAATGTTTGGCCATTTTATGGGagtatggatgtaatgtaatgtaatGTTGAACTTAAGTAGCAAAACAATATAACAGTTATTGGCCTACTAGGGTTATATAAGGACTGTTATTTTTTGTTCTTGAGTCCTAGGTCGTTTAATAATATGGTTGTTtgtatcaataaaaaaaaataatatgattGTTTGTAATATTATTTGctttctatctctccctttatCTCCATCTCCTTACCAAACACTAcatctctcactctcttcctccttCTATCTTTCCcactatatctctctctccctctttttatccctatctctttctatatctctctactttATCTTCTTTCTATTTCTCTCCATCATTCCCTATctatatctccatatctctctcactcacacacacattcCATGTTTCTCcctccttatctctatctctatatctcactcACTCACTCATACATTTTATTTTTGCCTCCCGAACTCtaactctatctttatctttcactCAAGTGTACCCGCcatcccccctcccccccccctctctctctctctctctcacacacacacacacacacacacacacacacacacaccttgcttctccctccctatctctatctctttatatttccccctctctacctctctccctctctataccaCTCCCTCaatgaccccccccccccctctctctctctctctctccctatccccatcCCTATCCCTATCACtctctatctccatatctatctctatctctatctctatccccttactcgcctctctcccaccctCTAACTCTATCCCATTctatctctttctcttcctctctccctctctccctattacaAACATAACATGATTCTATTGGTAATGAagcttgattatcttcttgattcaaaggttttattttaattatgtttgGATTCCTTTAAGTAGATGTataattgatttgaagctatcacttttcCATTGTGACCTTTATTTCATAAATAATATCATCCACTAGATAGTCCACCATTTGACCTCATACACTACACAAATGTATACAAAATttagaatcattttttttttaaattgaccttccacacctattcGACATACTCATTGCATTCCAAGATGCAATAGCtagtattatatattttttataaaatattccaAAAACAAGACGAGAGATGAAGATTGGAACCTAGAATCCTCCTCCACTCAGCCTCTCCCCTTGAGCACGGAGGGACAAAGAATGGGACTGTTATTAGGTATTGTTAATTATCTTGCATCGTATACCCGAGATAATTTTGCCAACAATTGTCGCGAAGAGGATAGTGGAATTCTTATCTGTATGGTACCgttttgtattttatgtttgttTGGGCTTTTGCGTAGGGTTTTTTAACATCCTTCTAAGGAGAggcttcttggatgcttcttcaacaattctcaTCCATTCGTTTACTTAGCTCTCAATGCATTGCACCCCATAAAATGTAGGGTGGATATAACTAGTGCTGAATGTTGACATTGGATACTCCATTTCATTCAAGATGAAAGGTATGTATGAAGTTTGACTCTATTGCATCGCAGATCTCATTCATTCGTTTTGGAACCCTAAATGTTTAGTGATGAACGAAGGCTATTGAGTAGTGGTGTGGCTGCTGTGATGAGGATGTTGGAAAAAAATCCATTAGGTCTGGCTAAAGATCTACAAAAACTTCATAACATTCACACTGCAATCTCTGATTTTGGGGTGATTTTGGGAATGGGCGGTTCTAGTAAAATTGCTTTGGCAAAAGAGTTATTGATAGACCTAGATGATGTGTATCATGGGGATCAATCGGATGCTCTAATGCCAACAAAGGACAGCCTTGGAAATGACAGTTTCATTACTGTCAAAAATGGCAAACTTGGCGTCCTAAAATTGCATTACATCTCCTCCATGTATAGAGTGAAAGGACCAAATGCATATCATGCCTCAAAACTCTTTTGTTACCATGCTTTGTTATAAATCCACTTGTTACAGGGATTTGAGGATCTTGTTGaagagtttttgaattttttccatGGATTACCATTGTCTCTCAAGGTATTAGGAGGACAGTTATATGGAAAGTTCAAGGATTTTTTATATTCTCATCCCCATATTATACAGAGGCTGAAAGTAAgttatatcattttttatgaagaagagggaaagataTTTTTGAAAATAGCTTGTTTCTTCATTGGAAAATATTACTGTTTGGCCATTTTATGGGATTATGGATGTAATGTAAGCAGCAGAACAATATAACCCATGATCATCAGATCATTCAAATATTTACACAACAAGGTCCCAACTGACCAGGACCTAGCTCCCGTGGGTCACATTAGGGACTTGATGAGGaccaaccctcccttctttgatggtaaaagtaccggtctcgaggcagagacctggcttatcagtttggATCGGTGTTTCGCcatgtttccatatagtagcaacaccacgGCGAGATGTGCTATCATGCGTCTCGATAGTTTTGGTtcgatctggtggagattagaggaggagaagattggtgtgtgcattaacaccgtatcatgggagatatttctagaaagattcagggcacgatttctctcaccccagtggaggcagtctTGGGCAGACGAGTTCTACGCTTTGCGTCAGTAGACCagtttgagcacaggttctatgagcttaaacaGTATGTCGGGATTGGTAACGATGAGGtaatgcttgttcaacacttcttgaggggtctaaatgaccgcaccagtggaggagtgagagtgtttgagccagCTTCAGTTGAGGTAGCCATGGCGAAAGCCAGGTTGGTTGAGCAGAACCTTAGCCGTGCACATGGTGGTCAGTCGGGGGTGcagatagggagtgttcctttCAGTGGATCCAGAGCTCGTGGGAACCAGTCCCAGCCAACTGCACCATTTAGGagtcctcaggcacccgctaagggtggacagaaGCAGCAGCCGCCGAGACTGAAACAGTTCCaaggccagcagggtggcaactctcagcaTAGAAGGAACAGGAACTGGCAGAGGAGCAGACAGGGTCTTCCAGGGCagtcctctcagggtgcatctcaAGCCCTAGGTGATTCTAATAATTTCCTTTCTagattgtaacttttcattaatcATTGATATTTTAAGGACATGAGATAATAGATTTCCAGAATCCATGAGACATCATTTGCTATTTTTGAATTTATTGTGTGTGATATTTTTAGCATCAATGTTTTTTATCacacttcatgatccatcatcaggggtGTTAGAGAGCTCTACATCTCCTTGAGCTCTCTAACACCCTAAtgatcctgatgatggatcacagagtgtgatctgataCTTTACATCTCATTGAGCTCTCTAACAACCTGATGGTGGATCATGGAGTGCGATCCAATAAATCTCCTCGAACTCTCTAACATTCTGATGATGGATTAAGGAGTGTGTTCTGAAACGTTAATGTAAAAAATGTGGCACACAATAGAATCCAAAAATAGCAAATGAAACCTTGTGTCAGCCTATTATAGTTGTTTTAATGCCcttcatgtttttggtttttctattcTGAGCTCTAGATGCTTATCATGCTCTTGATTTGGAAGAATAATGGAAAGTTGATAAATTcagtaatttttttcttttgagtatTTTTTAAAACCGTCCTATTTGCAGCCTAGCTTAGCGACCATGTAAACAATTTTTTCCATTAACATTTTGGATTATGTAAACTATCTGTAACCTCCTTTCAAATTTAATAAGCTGATTATATTTGGGGTCCAAATTTCCACAGGTTTCTATGTTCAATTGGATGTTCCAAGCATTTGAAAAAGATAACTATGAAATGAGTTTCCCATCACGGGGGTTGTCTGAAGATTTTTCTATTCTTAAATCGCTGGAGCACCTAGAGTTACAGAATTGTGCAATACTATCTTCACTACCTACATGTGgcatgccaatttttttttttgcaactgcATAGAGTCGAAGATGTTTCCAGTTTCTTTTAAGCAGATAGCATTTTTACAATATATTGATTTATCAAAATATATCAAACCCAGGTTTATGTTAGACCTATTCAAAATCATCAAAGAGAATCTCAAGTTATTGAAAGATGAGAAATTGTAAAAATTGTCTCGTCAAATCACAAATCAGCAGTGTATTAAACTAGATTATGGATGTACAGCATTGGTCAACTAAGCAAATTGTACTTTCTGAAAGTAAAGAGAACATTCTTGAGGGGCAGAACTGGTAAGGAATTTTGAGCACAAGATTGCTAAGactattttgaaaatttatttttcttgaatcaatTAACATTTACCTAcgaaacccggggacgcgtcccctacctgaaaacccccgtcccagtcccggggacgttttggggacttggggacggccaggggacgtccccccccgtccccaaattgtcaaaattttgaggggacgtccccgaaacggggggacggcttccctagctgtgggggacgtccgtacgtcccggggacggctggggacggattggggacgtcccagccgtcccggggacggccagacgtcccccacatctagggctagggaaaaatattaaaataaaaaatgtcgtattttcaattttttttaatgatgttttttttAGTGGggaactgcgctgatggaagtagtgaaaatttaacctctgagtctgattaggctccattatgtattttatttctttaatatctattatgatatgcatattgacaatgtgaatgaattgaaattctgaattatgagtgcatattgagtattgagtctattgataatgttgtatgttcgatgtttgcattctaaaatgttttcatagtatcatacacatgctatatccatgttttcatatgaatataatgtatagatgcatgctttatccatgttttcatatgaacatttagaattttcctatatattttaaattttccctatattttatacagccgtcccctttgccgtcccccccgtccccaaatttgggAAAAAAATTTGCCATCCCAGAaactcgtccccccgtccccccgtccccccgtcccggaaacttggggtaacatagacATTTATTGATTCCTGCCATTTGAAATTTTCATTGGAATCCGGGGTCATCTAAATTTTTTGGATTCTCTGCATCTATTTTGGTTAGTAGTGTAAGTCTTTACCAAAAGCATTTTACAACTGATTAATTTTCAAAGATTGGAGAGTTCGATTGCTCAATCCGACAATTGGCTTTTGAAGAGGCAGAACTAGGTTGCATCTTGATTCAGTGAGACATGACCGTCCAAGATAGCACTTTCATAAGACTGTTGTCCCAGCCTTGAAATTCAACAACTTGAACAGAAAGGTAGCAGCTGATTGGAAAACAGTACTACTCAATGTTTCATTTCATCTGACTACATGCTTTATGGTGAGTATGTATCTGACTAACCACTCAGCACATCCTGTAtctttttttgatcggtaatgggCCAAAACCGATAAGATGTACAAATACCCTATTCCCTttgtgagatttgaacttgtgatctctttcaagaacacaagttctccaccactagaccaactcagGCTGTACAACACATCCTGTATCTTATTCATTTGCTTTGTAATCTATTTTGTGCTATTGAAACTATGTTTCttctaattgttttttattttgttatagatgcattgagatgaggGGAAGCTGTTGAAGAATATTGTGAGATTTGCATTGAAGGTGATGAGTTTGATTTTACTAGAGGTAGCCAAACAATTCGTTGGACTTGATGAGGCTGCAAAAGACTAAAAACAAACTACACTGCAATCTTACAGAGCAGACAGAATGAAAAAATGGCAGTGGGTGGTTCTGGTAAAACTGCATTTGCAAAGAATAAACACTACAAGAAATgcaacagttttttttttttagatgTGAGATGCTGACAGTTTTGAATGAGGTGGATCGTATGTACTGAAATTTGAGATTATGTTGCATTCAAGGGTTGCATGCAAATATAACAGATTTCTGTTATAGGAAATTATTGTGTTCTCAGAATTTCTTCACTTGCCTCATAAGGCTTTGGAAGAATTCATAGCTTCCCAAATAGTCGGCATTGGAGATATGGAATTGAAATCAAGTACTAACCCTTAGTTTAAGAGCCAACTTGTGTTTTCCAgccttttcctttttatttttagcAGAAGTGAAATGAGCATTACTCTCCATTCTTACACAAGGTGGAGATGGTCTTTAGCAGGTCCAGGATGAAATTGGTTGCCAATTCTTAATACATAGAAAATGATATTTTACATGAATTATCCATTGTTTTAAAGAATTTGTCTCTGCCAAATCTAGAGTTTGTTCTACAATTTATGGGAAAAAATTTATGCTTAGAACGATAAGCATAAAATCATGCCTCGAAACCCCTTCTTTTGTACTCCTaagaaattaattaatgtgctttTGATTGCACTTAAAGCAAGGAatataagaaaaaataaagaaatatgtTCAATTATAGAGGGATAAAAGAGAGTTACAAGGATATCAAGGAGAACGCTTTAGTTGTCAGAAGTTTTTTggttatatatattatttttaattgaatcaaagttaaataagttattcaaataCAAGGTTCTTGATGTCAATTTTGCTATAAAAAAGTTATAATTGTATATCCAAAGTACACAAGAATGCAATTGCACTAAATGGGCCATCATAAATGTAATTGTTCTCCATTATAGTTATGGGCAGTCATCAAAAGAATGCTGAAGTACTCATCCAAAGTACACAAaaatacaattgcaataaataatGGACCATCATAAATGTAATTGTTTTCCATTATAGTTATGGACATAGTAAAAAAAAGAATGCTAAATAAAGGAAAGGAGTTTCATAACTTAAGTTCAAAGTTATAAAGAATTAAGCTATTAATACAAAATCACATGCAAGAAAGTGAATCACTTCTAAACATGCAAACACTCTTGTATGGTACTAGATGTTAAATGGTAGAGCTCGATTAACCACAGGCACTTATTTTCCCTCCCAGCAATATAGACATGTCTCTCTCGAGCACAGAGTATATATATCTTGAATGAGATTGCACATCTCATTTTATATGTGAGAGGTGTCTTTTCACCAAGGGTCACCACTCTTCACATGTGGCCccattaatttaataattatattattagataataataaaattatatcatctcacaacaataataataatatgattTTATTATCTTACGATAATAATATGATTTTATTATCTCATGATAataatattgtaaagcggaaaaatcgaaccctagtcgttctcccctccccaactccaaagagagagaagggagagtcactagggttgatagttttcacttaggagagactttacattcaaaagaggggttgaaacccacaagatccaatcccacacaatgcaagattggattctaaatgagtttcaagggttaagacatcaaggataccctcttttgtaaagaatgtagatagaaagattgaactaggaatgcatgtaaagtaggaaagattcgcttataaacagagatagggatataggatgaagctgcggacctggaattagtagtaaaatgtcgagatggtgctgttctgcaattttgagcaaaagttgacgggacgatggcgctcgacgtgcgcacggtcctccgaaaaatccgcgaaacgaaggtggatctgttcgtctctgcacaaggattccagatcttcaattacagccgcgtacctgcaacctacacacagaaaagagaggacgattggggggttagggatgaggggtttgcctttaggtcaaaccccggttttggaattaaccaagaaatgagaatgctgtaaatgtaaatgtttgtaatgtaaacaagtactgataccttgttgtaagaatgtttgtattcttacatgcgaaggtgtaatgtatgtagtatgttgtatgttgtatgtgatctcctcttcaatggttgaatccttgtcttgaatgcaacacttagccttgaatggagacttagaatgatcaattgcttgaaggaatgcttgaatgcttgaatgcttgaatatcgtttccgccttttttcccatctctccaaatgagagaggaaatgtagtttatatacttgtcaattagggttgatagactgattttcccgaccttaggccgaccaggaaatgttattttccaatttgcaaacataaaaacccgagacccaaaagagaccgggcccaaaaatagggccagggaccagggcgctgggcgccatggtcctgggggaccagggcgttgggcgccctagtcctgaaggactagggcgctgggtgccatggtcccacctccagggacagcagggtgcaaggaggatcaagccagggtgctgaaaaatgcagtttttggtgtcatgaacaagtttcggggtctccatttaggttccgtgttgcatcgccatcatgaagacccaaatgtagtcgaaattgcaagtgtcgcaattttaggacgctacatttagcccccactttagcgggagtataagcgtacgccaatacttccagtaaagtacaaggaaacaacattgaaaagctttcaccacgtcaaggaggcaagatacaccaagcccccagtggactaaggatcttacgaatttgattgacaaagtaaaagggaagatcacgaggaagaaccatgactatcagtagtaaggttccctcactatgagtcatgcaagaaagatatcaaaaattttcaaggcaaagctaaatttgtcaaaaaaatttcaagtatcttgaagagatatgaacgggatgtatgcccctctacgttaaagcgatcacacacgcctcaccgagggtgattgctttaaggtagtgatacatataaggaataaaaaaggagcacattatcacaaggatttagcccccaagtgtgagataagcccaaggataatagacacaaaacacaaagcacaaggtgacttcgctttccttggggtcagtatgctgtatgataattcatgtatatcatatgtatgtatgcataattgttcttcattccccaatcaaggaaggtcacctagaagaagggaacacatgtgtcttttgagtcaacatgagagagaccaaaagagatctcaatgctttgcatcgtcctcaagtagacaacactaaggacaacaaatagaagaatgagaataacacatagaagaagtaacaaaagagaggaggagagagtctgctatgctaataaaactagtctagcacgtcatctaccccccgatcttgctgatcaatatttcgggaagggaggaaacatgctagaggaggaacatccaacacagcagatggagctatcacaagatccaaacaagggctatgttcatatcccaagccacgttgttcttgtctaggagctaggataagtgctttagaaaatttgttagataaatggttatcaacatcaacgtattcatattcactatcagaatgaatagaagtaacattttcatcatgaataacattttcatctatatcatcatcaagatttataaaaataggatctttaaatcgcacaggatcaagaccattatgcatcttatgtttaggagatttcggctcaatcgtcggctgaggagaaaatggaataatactggttgaaggtgtttttggggattgcaaagtttgagaagcagctgcctgagctctaagacgacgctttcgtcggcgttcacgtgcagaatgatttcgtctagtcttagtaggaagttgagaagattgaggaggaggaatgttctcatccttatcacttgggtgtttaggttgtggtctcttaggttgaataataggagaagaggaatgTCTCTtatctccataagaggaaggaggaggaactgctccatacaaaggaggaatatttggtttaggaaggagaccaagcccatcatgacaaggaggtataggtctacttttaggaagtttattagatat contains the following coding sequences:
- the LOC131049758 gene encoding uncharacterized protein LOC131049758 isoform X2, which gives rise to MGDISRKIQGTISLTPVEAVLGRRVLRFASVDQFEHRFYELKQYVGIGNDEVMLVQHFLRGLNDRTSGGVRVFEPASVEVAMAKARLVEQNLSRAHGGQSGVQIGSVPFSGSRARGNQSQPTAPFRSPQAPAKGGQKQQPPRLKQFQGQQGGNSQHRRNRNWQRSRQGLPGQSSQGASQALDALR
- the LOC131049758 gene encoding uncharacterized protein LOC131049758 isoform X1 — protein: MGDISRKIQGTISLTPVEAVLGRRVLRFASVDQFEHRFYELKQYVGIGNDEVMLVQHFLRGLNDRTSGGVRVFEPASVEVAMAKARLVEQNLSRAHGGQSGVQIGSVPFSGSRARGNQSQPTAPFRSPQAPAKGGQKQQPPRLKQFQGQQGGNSQHRRNRNWQRSRQGLPGQSSQGASQALGFYVQLDVPSI